From the genome of Halobellus litoreus, one region includes:
- a CDS encoding ABC transporter substrate-binding protein, with amino-acid sequence MSRENPFTRREYMQAATATAGLAAITGCLGGGGGGGESSWRSQELAAVPAEEYDALYEPSDEDETGETINHLTWTGYDASNVQDPFREQFDCDTQLDLFTSNPQAFNRLQSGEWEQFHQATFDMAWLPDLAEAELIRPLDYEEWEPYTFDKYIDMFTKDEGYAYAFLNEDDYSFDLDGTMYGVPQRFGWASFVVNKDAVNQADYSSYDAAWMEDYEVGVYDLMFWAIQIIMLREGIDPYKEHTDEEVEQVRQATFDLFDNAKTLLPDFASMNQAMKSGEIDIGFISGSWINGTLRRGGDLQFEAHVPEEGGVIWVETTCMMKGDQPTASDNYLAYMQQGETAKNLMWPTSGGTNAVPHQTAIDELNDEQREVLRIDEIPDIVDNSVFYTGVPDLEKFEPIWREAKSRI; translated from the coding sequence ATGTCACGAGAAAATCCGTTCACGCGGCGAGAGTATATGCAGGCTGCCACGGCAACGGCCGGGTTGGCCGCGATCACTGGTTGCCTCGGCGGTGGCGGGGGCGGCGGCGAGTCGTCCTGGCGCAGCCAGGAGCTCGCGGCGGTGCCCGCCGAGGAGTACGACGCGCTGTACGAGCCGAGCGACGAGGACGAGACCGGAGAGACGATCAACCACCTGACGTGGACAGGCTACGACGCCTCGAACGTCCAGGACCCGTTCCGTGAGCAGTTCGACTGCGACACCCAGCTCGACCTCTTCACGTCGAACCCACAGGCGTTCAACCGACTCCAGTCGGGCGAGTGGGAGCAGTTCCACCAGGCCACGTTCGATATGGCGTGGCTGCCCGACCTCGCGGAGGCGGAACTGATCCGCCCGCTCGACTACGAGGAGTGGGAACCCTACACGTTCGACAAGTACATCGATATGTTCACCAAGGACGAGGGGTACGCCTACGCCTTCCTCAACGAGGACGACTACTCCTTCGACCTGGACGGGACGATGTACGGCGTGCCGCAGCGCTTCGGCTGGGCGTCGTTCGTCGTGAACAAAGACGCCGTCAATCAGGCCGACTACAGCAGTTACGACGCCGCCTGGATGGAGGACTACGAGGTCGGCGTCTACGACCTGATGTTCTGGGCGATCCAGATCATTATGCTCCGGGAGGGAATCGATCCGTACAAGGAACACACCGACGAGGAGGTCGAACAGGTCCGCCAGGCGACGTTCGATCTCTTCGACAACGCGAAGACGCTGCTGCCGGACTTCGCGTCGATGAACCAGGCGATGAAGTCCGGCGAGATCGACATCGGCTTCATCTCCGGGAGCTGGATCAACGGGACGCTCCGCCGCGGCGGCGACCTCCAGTTCGAGGCGCACGTCCCCGAGGAGGGCGGCGTCATCTGGGTCGAGACGACCTGTATGATGAAGGGCGATCAGCCGACTGCCTCGGACAACTACCTCGCCTATATGCAGCAGGGCGAGACCGCGAAGAACCTGATGTGGCCCACCTCCGGCGGGACGAACGCCGTGCCGCACCAGACGGCGATCGACGAGCTCAACGACGAACAGCGGGAGGTGCTCCGGATCGACGAGATTCCGGACATCGTCGACAATTCGGTGTTCTACACCGGCGTTCCGGATCTGGAGAAGTTCGAACCCATCTGGCGAGAAGCGAAGTCGCGGATATAA
- a CDS encoding type 1 glutamine amidotransferase, with the protein MSRHLEAAGADVEVYPYADAGGRPDALADAEGIVLSGSTAGVYETAAYPWMDELRSLVRELVAAEVPTLGVCFGHQLVNDALGGRVEHRGLRKGIETIRFADDPLFDSVGARVPMVHGDFVTELGDGMERIAAADYYENLGSRHRDAPLWTVQYHPEFTAALLPQIETDFGWPANSSDRDFDGVSVERTLANFVRLSTE; encoded by the coding sequence ATCAGTCGGCACCTCGAAGCCGCGGGCGCCGACGTCGAGGTGTACCCGTACGCCGACGCAGGTGGTCGTCCCGACGCTCTCGCCGACGCCGAGGGCATCGTTCTCTCCGGGAGCACCGCGGGCGTCTACGAGACTGCGGCCTATCCGTGGATGGACGAGTTGCGCTCGCTGGTCCGGGAGCTCGTCGCCGCCGAAGTCCCGACGCTCGGCGTCTGTTTCGGCCACCAGCTCGTCAACGACGCGCTGGGCGGCCGCGTCGAGCACCGCGGCCTGCGGAAGGGAATCGAGACGATCCGATTCGCCGACGATCCGCTCTTCGACTCGGTCGGGGCCCGCGTCCCGATGGTTCACGGCGACTTCGTGACGGAACTCGGCGACGGGATGGAGCGTATCGCCGCCGCGGACTACTACGAGAACCTGGGCAGCCGACACCGCGACGCGCCGCTGTGGACCGTCCAGTACCACCCGGAGTTCACCGCTGCGCTCCTGCCGCAGATCGAGACCGACTTCGGCTGGCCCGCGAACAGTTCTGATCGCGATTTCGACGGCGTCTCCGTCGAGCGCACGCTCGCCAACTTCGTTCGGCTGTCGACGGAGTGA
- a CDS encoding 50S ribosomal protein L16 has protein sequence MSDKPASMYRELSKPSYTRRDYVTGIPGSKIAQHNMGNLQTGPQDYPVQISLRLEEECQVRHGSLESARLSANRVMLKQVGQENYKMVLRKFPHQILRENKQATGAGADRVSDGMRQAFGKPVGTAARVQNGERVFTVYCQPEDADIAKDALRRAYNKMSPPCRIDVEKGEKLLVS, from the coding sequence ATGTCCGACAAACCCGCCTCAATGTACCGGGAACTGTCGAAGCCGTCGTACACGCGACGCGACTACGTCACAGGGATCCCCGGCTCGAAGATCGCACAGCACAATATGGGCAACCTCCAGACCGGGCCGCAGGACTACCCGGTCCAGATCAGCCTCCGCCTCGAGGAGGAGTGTCAGGTCCGTCACGGCTCGCTCGAATCCGCGCGCCTGTCGGCGAACCGCGTGATGCTCAAGCAGGTCGGCCAAGAGAACTACAAGATGGTCCTCCGGAAGTTCCCCCACCAGATCCTCCGCGAGAACAAGCAGGCGACCGGCGCGGGCGCGGACCGCGTCTCCGACGGGATGCGCCAGGCGTTCGGCAAACCCGTCGGCACCGCCGCGCGCGTCCAGAACGGCGAGCGGGTCTTCACCGTCTACTGCCAGCCCGAGGACGCCGACATCGCGAAGGACGCGCTCCGCCGCGCGTACAACAAGATGTCGCCGCCGTGCCGCATCGACGTCGAGAAGGGCGAGAAGCTGCTGGTCTCGTAA
- a CDS encoding cold-shock protein, which produces MANGKVDFFNDTGGYGFISTDDADEDVFFHMEDVGGPDLEEGQEVEFDIEQADKGPRATNLERL; this is translated from the coding sequence ATGGCAAACGGTAAGGTTGACTTCTTCAACGACACGGGCGGCTACGGCTTCATTTCCACTGACGACGCGGACGAGGACGTCTTCTTCCACATGGAAGACGTCGGCGGTCCGGACCTCGAAGAGGGGCAGGAAGTCGAGTTCGACATCGAGCAGGCGGACAAGGGTCCGCGTGCGACGAACCTCGAGCGCCTGTAA
- a CDS encoding aldo/keto reductase: protein MDEVDVEMEYAEAYGARVPKVGLGTWQLTGETCYETVSTALELGYRHVDTAQLYENEAEVGRAIADADVDRDEVFLTTKVTPGNAGYDDVIESTKESLDRLDTSYVDLLLLHWPNPLVSVSETMAAMDRLVEMGLVYNVGVSNFPQVFLDRARAAAETPLVTNQVQFHPYKPQRGMLGYCQSEGMFLTAYSPLARGKALGDDDVQRLAETYDRTPAQIVLRWATQHRGVVVIPKSTTEDHLRENLALFDFKLTREEVDTLTKPSLLKSGAAMLDGMVSELR, encoded by the coding sequence ATGGACGAGGTCGACGTCGAGATGGAGTACGCCGAGGCGTACGGGGCGCGCGTCCCGAAAGTGGGACTCGGGACGTGGCAGCTCACGGGCGAAACGTGTTACGAGACGGTTTCGACGGCGCTCGAACTCGGGTACAGACACGTCGACACCGCGCAGTTGTACGAGAACGAGGCGGAAGTCGGCCGCGCCATCGCCGACGCCGATGTCGACCGCGACGAGGTGTTTCTGACGACGAAAGTCACGCCGGGTAACGCGGGGTACGACGACGTGATCGAATCCACGAAGGAGAGCCTCGATCGCCTCGACACGTCCTACGTGGACCTCCTGCTGCTCCACTGGCCGAACCCGCTCGTGTCGGTCTCGGAGACGATGGCGGCGATGGACCGCCTGGTCGAGATGGGGCTGGTGTACAACGTCGGCGTCAGCAACTTCCCGCAGGTGTTCCTGGACCGCGCACGGGCGGCCGCCGAGACGCCGCTCGTGACGAACCAGGTGCAGTTCCACCCCTACAAGCCCCAGCGGGGGATGCTCGGCTACTGCCAATCGGAGGGGATGTTCCTCACCGCCTACAGCCCGCTGGCCCGCGGCAAGGCGCTCGGCGACGACGACGTCCAGCGACTCGCCGAGACGTACGACAGGACGCCCGCCCAGATCGTACTCCGCTGGGCGACCCAGCACCGCGGCGTCGTCGTCATTCCGAAGTCGACCACCGAGGACCACCTGCGGGAGAACCTCGCGCTGTTCGATTTCAAACTCACGCGCGAGGAGGTCGACACGCTCACGAAACCGTCGCTGCTCAAGTCCGGCGCGGCGATGCTCGACGGGATGGTGAGCGAACTTCGGTGA
- a CDS encoding Hsp20/alpha crystallin family protein gives MRDDRDDPFDDFFDGIERMMDEMTGSDATGFASETHVDVYDEGEELRLVADLPGVTKDAIELKCDGEVLTISAAGDRREYDERIRLPARVDEHSASASFNNGILQVTLEKVDDSASIDLD, from the coding sequence ATGAGAGACGACCGCGACGACCCGTTCGACGACTTCTTCGACGGAATCGAACGGATGATGGACGAAATGACCGGCAGCGACGCCACCGGATTCGCCTCCGAGACGCACGTCGACGTCTACGACGAGGGCGAAGAACTCCGGCTCGTCGCCGACCTCCCGGGCGTCACGAAGGACGCCATCGAACTCAAGTGCGACGGCGAGGTCCTCACGATTTCCGCCGCCGGCGACCGTCGCGAGTACGACGAGCGCATCCGACTCCCGGCCCGCGTCGACGAGCACAGCGCGAGCGCGTCGTTCAACAACGGGATCCTCCAGGTGACGCTCGAAAAGGTCGACGACTCGGCGTCGATCGACCTCGACTAA
- the nucS gene encoding endonuclease NucS: MSVTTLHRPTHRDALGLLESAFGDGRMVTVFGRCRVEYDGRASSSLGPGDRLVVCKPDGTVLVHTDENRKPVNWQPPGCVHRASVRDGRLRIRSERSSPNERLDVGFERIEQATAYEVTDRSDLRLTGSEEDLRGRILDDPELVEPGFVPTATERETTAGPVDVFGEDDAGRPVVVELKRRRVGPSAASQLRRYVEAVEEEFPDEGVRGLLVAPSVTDRAAALLDELDLEFVPAEPPESAAPE, encoded by the coding sequence ATGTCCGTGACGACGCTCCACCGCCCGACCCACCGGGACGCGCTGGGCCTGCTCGAATCCGCGTTCGGCGACGGCCGAATGGTGACCGTCTTCGGGCGGTGTCGCGTCGAGTACGACGGGCGGGCGTCGTCGAGTCTCGGCCCGGGCGACAGGCTCGTCGTCTGCAAGCCCGACGGGACGGTCCTCGTCCACACCGACGAGAACCGCAAACCGGTGAACTGGCAGCCGCCGGGGTGCGTCCACCGCGCCAGTGTCCGGGACGGCCGGCTCCGGATCCGCAGCGAGCGCTCCTCGCCGAACGAGCGCCTCGACGTCGGCTTCGAGCGCATCGAACAGGCGACCGCCTACGAGGTGACCGACCGGAGCGACCTGCGGTTGACCGGGAGCGAGGAGGACCTCCGGGGACGGATCCTTGACGATCCCGAACTCGTCGAACCGGGGTTCGTCCCGACGGCGACCGAGCGCGAAACGACCGCCGGGCCGGTCGACGTGTTCGGCGAGGACGACGCGGGACGGCCGGTCGTCGTGGAACTGAAGCGTCGGCGCGTCGGTCCCTCGGCGGCGAGTCAACTCCGGCGCTACGTCGAGGCCGTCGAGGAAGAGTTCCCCGACGAGGGCGTTCGCGGACTGCTCGTCGCGCCCTCGGTCACCGATCGGGCGGCGGCGTTGCTCGACGAACTCGATCTGGAGTTCGTCCCGGCCGAACCGCCCGAGTCGGCCGCTCCCGAGTGA
- a CDS encoding formate/nitrite transporter family protein — translation MDDSDSDVGEPPPERTDVDEFPDQTDLDESVREAVERSRMGAPAVGEAVRDRFSADEVFQRIVAAADEEVTSTGRELFFSGIAAGFAISITFLLYASVSATTDNKIVGALLYPLGFIYIIIGGYQLYTENTLPPVALTLERIASLPALLRHWTIVLFGNFAGGAIGTVVLAWGGVFDPAAAEEALYLARQGAFEVGWWALFSKAVFAGLIVAGVVWVGFSSRDTISRIVVTYLAFLSIPVGGLFHSVVAFSEAWYLVLHGELAFLAGLTDFVLPVLLGNTIGGVALVTLVNYFQTSEDRLESARFEGIERRLTPREWLFGRLAGRSYVPMLDPSERSLSRDGDYRIMVPIANPRTESGLVDLACTLASAKEAATVHAVHVIQTPGRRPADPSHRQRQRIAGESARLMEPIRETASGYDVHFETSMVVTNRSFEEMFDAARRTESDLVLLGWDENRLWSDARAERPLEELTNQLPCDFLIVKDRGFDPSDVLLPTYGGPDSDLSAEVVGMLQSAVGSAVSLLHVVESDADVEAGQRFLETWALEHELTDAELLVEAGDVETVIEREAGKHSLLILGATERGLLSRLLTDSLHYEVVNDVDCSVLLAERPSERSLWERLFGR, via the coding sequence ATGGACGATTCGGATTCAGACGTCGGGGAGCCGCCCCCGGAACGGACGGATGTGGACGAGTTCCCGGACCAAACGGACCTGGACGAATCGGTCCGGGAGGCCGTCGAACGCTCGCGGATGGGCGCGCCGGCCGTCGGCGAGGCCGTTCGCGACCGGTTCTCGGCGGACGAGGTGTTCCAGCGGATCGTCGCCGCCGCCGACGAGGAGGTCACCTCGACCGGGCGCGAACTGTTCTTCAGCGGCATCGCCGCCGGGTTCGCGATCAGTATCACGTTCCTGCTCTACGCCTCGGTGTCGGCGACGACGGACAACAAGATCGTCGGCGCGCTCCTGTACCCGCTGGGGTTCATCTACATCATCATCGGCGGCTATCAGCTGTACACGGAGAACACGCTGCCGCCGGTCGCGCTGACCTTAGAGCGGATCGCGAGCCTCCCCGCGCTGCTGCGTCACTGGACGATCGTCCTGTTCGGCAACTTCGCCGGCGGTGCGATCGGCACGGTCGTGCTCGCGTGGGGCGGCGTCTTCGATCCCGCGGCCGCCGAGGAGGCGCTCTACCTCGCCCGCCAAGGCGCGTTCGAGGTCGGCTGGTGGGCGCTGTTCTCGAAGGCGGTCTTCGCGGGGCTCATCGTCGCCGGCGTGGTCTGGGTCGGGTTCAGTTCCCGCGATACGATCTCCCGCATCGTGGTGACTTACCTGGCGTTCCTCTCGATCCCGGTCGGCGGCCTGTTCCACTCGGTCGTCGCGTTCTCCGAGGCGTGGTACCTCGTACTGCACGGGGAACTGGCGTTTCTCGCCGGCCTGACCGACTTCGTGCTCCCCGTTCTCCTCGGCAACACGATCGGCGGCGTGGCGCTTGTCACGCTCGTCAACTACTTCCAGACGAGCGAGGACCGCCTCGAATCCGCCCGGTTCGAGGGGATCGAGCGCCGTCTGACGCCCCGCGAGTGGCTGTTCGGCCGCCTCGCCGGGCGCTCGTACGTGCCGATGCTGGACCCCTCCGAGCGGTCGCTCTCGCGGGACGGCGACTACCGGATTATGGTCCCGATCGCGAACCCGCGGACCGAGTCGGGCCTCGTCGACCTGGCCTGCACGCTCGCGAGCGCGAAGGAGGCGGCGACCGTCCACGCGGTCCACGTGATCCAGACGCCGGGACGTCGGCCGGCGGACCCGAGCCATCGGCAGCGACAGCGGATCGCGGGCGAGTCGGCGCGACTGATGGAGCCGATCCGCGAGACGGCGTCGGGATACGACGTGCACTTCGAGACGTCGATGGTCGTCACCAACCGCTCGTTCGAGGAGATGTTCGACGCCGCCCGCCGGACGGAGTCCGACCTCGTCCTGCTGGGCTGGGACGAGAACCGACTGTGGAGCGACGCGCGGGCGGAGCGGCCGCTCGAAGAGCTGACGAACCAGTTGCCGTGTGACTTCCTGATCGTCAAAGACCGCGGCTTCGATCCCTCGGACGTCCTGCTTCCCACCTACGGCGGTCCGGACTCGGATCTGAGCGCCGAGGTCGTCGGGATGCTCCAGTCGGCCGTCGGATCGGCGGTGTCGCTGCTCCACGTCGTCGAGTCCGACGCGGACGTCGAGGCGGGCCAGCGGTTCCTCGAAACGTGGGCGCTGGAGCACGAACTCACCGACGCCGAGCTGCTCGTCGAGGCAGGCGACGTCGAGACGGTCATCGAGCGAGAGGCTGGGAAGCACAGTCTGCTGATCCTCGGTGCGACCGAGCGCGGACTGCTGTCTCGACTGCTGACAGACTCGCTACACTACGAAGTCGTCAACGACGTCGACTGTTCGGTGCTGCTGGCGGAGCGTCCGTCCGAGCGGTCGCTCTGGGAGCGGCTGTTCGGCCGGTGA